One Arachis duranensis cultivar V14167 unplaced genomic scaffold, aradu.V14167.gnm2.J7QH unplaced_Scaffold_232525, whole genome shotgun sequence DNA segment encodes these proteins:
- the LOC127744125 gene encoding uncharacterized protein LOC127744125, with product MTLSELKMSILQKVGLCGSKWVKKLFYKILIAVVSAGVQYETFVIGSDEDMPVLFHCRCSFLKVRIHELFAKLEDGFDSSGASAPNPQSMTVGGTSTSMPVVAAGGLLAEPPSIPLAAARSPGLIPGLFGESEPDHIENLMQENDLDDEPDHILGDSKEDTPRTPPARPGPSSSCTGQQPPHFSTLNVEAIGQHLDMDPTSGRQGLHEGNPSGDFQVSQSFQTKEEAVLSVKDYSICRGVQYRVMESDHLKFHGRCKEFGNGCTWLIRITLR from the coding sequence ATGACTCTGTCAGAACTAAAGATGAGCATTTTGCAAAAGGTAGGGCTGTGTGGGTCCAAGTGGGTGAAGAAGCTGTTTTACAAGATTCTTATTGCGGTTGTTTCAGCTGGGGTGCAGTATGAAACATTTGTGATAGGGTCAGACGAAGACATGCCGGTTTTGTTTCATTGTCGGTGCAGTTTTTTGAAGGTGAGAATACACGAGCTTTTTGCCAAGTTGGAAGATGGTTTTGATAGTTCTGGTGCATCGGCGCCAAATCCTCAGTCGATGACGGTAGGCGGTACGTCAACTTCGATGCCTGTCGTTGCAGCTGGTGGTCTGTTGGCTGAACCTCCATCTATTCCACTAGCGGCAGCTAGGTCACCTGGTTTGATTCCTGGACTGTTTGGTGAGAGTGAGCCGGATCATATTGAGAATTTGATGCAAGAGAATGATCTGGATGATGAGCCAGATCACATATTGGGAGACAGTAAGGAGGATACTCCGAGGACGCCACCAGCACGTCCGGGGCCATCGAGTTCTTGTACAGGCCAACAACCGCCACATTTCTCCACGTTGAACGTGGAAGCAATCGGCCAGCACTTGGACATGGATCCCACCTCTGGGAGGCAGGGGTTACATGAGGGAAATCCTTCTGGAGACTTTCAGGTTAGCCAATCTTTCCAGACTAAGGAGGAAGCTGTGTTGAGTGTTAAGGATTATAGCATCTGTCGTGGAGTTCAGTATCGGGTGATGGAGTCAGATCATCTAAAGTTTCATGGGAGATGCAAGGAGTTTGGGAATGGCTGCACGTGGTTGATTCGCATCACACTTCGATAG
- the LOC127744126 gene encoding uncharacterized protein LOC127744126, whose protein sequence is MIKVLQEATEATYGYRPSYRKVWMAKQKAVAHIYGDWEESYAELPRWMLGVQATLEGTMVVLKTSPVRIGDQVDESTRYFHHLFWTFPPCIEVFKHCKPLVSIDVTHLYGKYGGTLLLAITQDGNSNILPVAFALVEGENAESWAFFLSHLCQHVTPQEGILVIFDRHNGIKAALEATDSSWRLPHAYRAYCIRHVTVNFALSFKGQDARRLLVNEAYAKTEAEFDYWFDIMRTENSAMCEWAN, encoded by the coding sequence ATGATAAAGGTGCTGCAAGAAGCTACGGAGGCAACATATGGATATAGGCCAAGTTATAGGAAGGTGTGGATGGCAAAACAGAAGGCTGTTGCGCATATATATGGGGATTGGGAGGAGTCCTATGCTGAGTTGCCACGTTGGATGCTAGGGGTACAAGCCACGCTGGAGGGAACCATGGTAGTGTTGAAGACTTCTCCAGTGCGTATTGGTGATCAGGTTGATGAGTCCACGAGGTattttcatcatcttttctGGACATTCCCTCCATGCATTGAAGTATTTAAGCATTGCAAGCCACTAGTGAGCATCGACGTGACTCATCTATATGGGAAGTATGGTGGGACTTTGCTTCTGGCAATCACGCAAGATGGAAACTCGAACATCTTGCCCGTAGCCTTTGCTCTCGTGGAGGGGGAGAATGCGGAGTCTTGGGCTTTTTTCTTATCCCACTTGTGTCAACATGTGACTCCACAAGAAGGCATTCTGGTGATTTTTGATAGGCATAATGGCATTAAGGCTGCATTAGAGGCAACTGATAGTTCGTGGCGACTGCCTCACGCGTATCGAGCATATTGCATTCGACATGTTACCGTTAACTTTGCCCTAAGTTTCAAGGGTCAGGATGCGAGAAGGCTATTAGTGAATGAAGCGTACGCTAAGACTGAGGCAGAGTTTGACTATTGGTTTGATATCATGCGGACTGAGAATTCGGCCATGTGTGAATGGGCCAACTGA